From Thalassotalea psychrophila:
CACTTAATTACCCTATAAGTCTAGTAAGTAACTTTTTGCTCATTTAGATTGTCAAATGACGATTAAATTAGCCACTATTAGATAAGCGAGACATTTTATGAAGTTTTTTTTACTACTCCCTATAACAATATTTTTATTCTCATGTGACTGGGTTGATTCAAAAGTTGAGGAACAAATAAAAACAGCGAAAACGGCTATTGAAGAGACTTCTCAAGCAACGGTAAAAGAAATTAAAACTACTTTAGCTGACACTGAAATAGTTTTACAAGAAAACCTAAAAAAGGCAGAAGACTCTATCGAGAAATCTTTAACTAAAGCAGAGACAGAAGTAACTAAAAGTATTGAGAAAAACAAAACTAAATTTGCTGATGAATTATCTGATACAAAGGCACAGTTGGAAGAACGTGAGAGAAAAACTGAAGAGGCTATTAAGCCGAGTGAATAATACTAACTCCATCAAATAAAAAAGCAGAGATAGCTGTTCCCCTAACTCTGCTTTTATTCAACACTGTCTTATTCAGGCTTATTCAGAGATGTACTCAACAATCTCTAAACCAAAACCAGATAATGAATGATATTTAGTTTGTGAACTCAATAAACGCATTTTATGCACGCCTAAATTCGCTAAAATCTGTGAACCAACACCGACGTTGCGAGAGCCAACATGTTTAGTAACTTCATCAACTTCAATACCTTGGTCTTGCTTGGCATATTTTTCAACTTGTTGAATAAGCTGCTGTGGCGATTCATGTTTACCAAGAAGCACTAGTACCCCACCTTCTTTACCAATTTTTTCTAAGGCATTACCGATTGGCCAGTTATTTTTGCTATCTCGAGTAGAAAATAACAAGTCACGGAAAGTATTTTCTAAATGTACACGAACCAAAGTTGGCTGATCAGATTTGATCTCACCTTTGGTAAGAGCAAAGTGCGTTTGACCGTCAATGGTGTCGGTAAATGATACTAAATCGAATTCACCAAACTGAGTTGGTAATTTACACTCACTAACACGGGTAATAGTGGTTTCGGTGGCATTTCGATATTCAATTAAATCGGCAATAGTGCCCATTTTAACATCGTGTTTTTCAGCAATTAATTCTAAATCCGGACGACGCGCCATAGTGCCATCTTCATTTAAAATTTCAACAATAACGGCTGCAGGCTCACAACCAGCCATGCGAGCTAAATCAACTCCAGCTTCAGTATGACCAGCGCGATTAAGTACGCCGCCATCTTTGGCAATTAATGGAAAAATATGACCTGGTTGAACAATTGAGCGATGGTCGGCATCTTTATCACATGCAGCTAACACTGTAGTTGCACGATCGGCTGCAGAAATACCAGTAGTAACACCACGAGCCGCTTCAATAGACACTGTAAAATTGGTAGTAAATTGTGCGTCGTTTTTATCAACCATTAATGGCAACTTTAACGTTTCACATTTCTCACGTGACATAGGCATACAAATTAAGCCTCGGCCATGAGTCGCCATAAAGTTGATTGCATCAGGCGTAACTTTTTCAGCCGCCATGATAAAATCACCTTCATTTTCACGATCTTCATCATCCATCAAGATAACCATTTTACCAAGTGCAATATCGTTGATAATTTCTTGTGGTGTATTTAATTTCATTCTTTATTAACCTTTTATAAAACCGCTACGCAATAGCAGTTCTTTGCTTATGCCAGTGTTAGCCGGTGCTGTACTTTCTTGCTCTTGGCAAAATAATAATCGTTCAATATAACGAGCAATTAAATCTACTTCTAGATTAACCACTTGCCCTACTTGGTATGTACTAATAATAGTTTGTTCTGTGGTATGCGGCACAATAGTTAAACGAAAACGGTTATTTTCAATTGAGTTAACCGTTAAGCTAATACCATCAACGGTTATTGAACCTTTCTCTGCCACATACTGTTTTAATGAGTCAGCTAACTCAATCCAATACTCAATTGAATTCCCGACATGTTTAATTGAAATAATTTTACCAGTACCATCAACATGGCCACTAACCATATGACCACCAAAGCGTGTAGTTGGTAACATAGCTTTTTCGAGATTCACTTTAGTGCCAGAGCCATAATTGGCAAAGCCGGTGCGAGTTAGTGTTTCAGTCGATACATCAGCACTGTAACTTGCGCCATCGAAATCTACTACAGTTAAACAAATGCCATTAGTGGCAATGGAGTCACCAAGCTTTACATCAGCTAAATCTAGGTTACCGCTGGCAATTACTACTCTTGCGCCAGAAGCGTTTAAGTTAATTGCTTTTACTTGGCCAATGGCCTCTACAATCCCGGTAAACATTAATTTTAACCTTCAGTGAAATTTATTTATTAACAGTCGCAGTGATTTTAATATCAGCGCCTATCATTCGTACATCTTCGATGCTTAATTGTATCGCATCTTGTAAATGAGTTAATTGCTCAATATCAAACAAGCCTTGAGAGTTTTCACCCATCAATTTTGGCGCTTGATATAATACCAGTTCATCAACTAAGGCTTGTGCTAAAAATGCTCCTGCCAAGCGAGCGCCACTCTCAACCCATAAGGTATTTAAACCAAGTTCTGCAAGTTTACTTATTAAATCAGTTAGATCAGCTTTACCTGATCGCTCTTTAACTTGTATCTGTTTAACAAAGTGCGGCCATTGTTGGCCATTTTCAAGTTTTGTGCGAACTAAAATTATAGGAGATTTTTGATCGAATAAAGCTAATGTTGGTGTTAAGCGATTTTGGCTATCAATTATAACCCGAACAGGCTGCCTAACATCAGTTTCTTTTAGGTCATTTGCAATAAAACCTAGCTCGTTATAACGCACATTCAATTTGGCATTATCAATAATAACGGTATCTGCACCGCTTATGATCGCACAACTTTTCGCGCGATAACGTTGTACATCTTGGCGAGCTTCCTTACCTGTGATCCATTTGCTTTCGCCATTTGCCATCGCAGTTTTACCATCTAGGCTTGAGGCCATTTTACAACGTACAAGTGGCTTGTCAGTACTCATGAGTTTAATAAAGCCTGGATTCAAACCTTTCGCCGCACTTTCTAGAACTGCAACTTCAGTGGTTATACCTGCATTTTCTAACATGGTAATACCGCGACCAGAGACTAACGGATTAGGATCTTGCATACCGATCACAACATGTTTAACACCAGCAGTAATTAACCCTTTTGCACATGGAGGCGTTCGGCCAAAATGGCTACATGGCTCTAATGTAACAAAGGCAGTAGCATCTTTTGCTTTATCGCCAGCTTGCTTTAAGGCATTAACTTCTGCATGCCCTTCACCAGCTTTTTGATGCCAACCTTCACCAATAACTTCACCATCTTTAACTAAGACACAACCAACGGCTGGGTTAGGTGATGTTGTATACTCACCTTTTTTAGCCAGAGCAATGGCTCTAAGCATGTAATGCTCATTTAATTGTTGCCTTTTGGCCTTAGATATTTGCGGCGTTTGCATGTAACGTAATCCTATTCGTCATCGCCTAAACGAGCAATTTCTTCACCAAATTCGCGAATATCTTCAAAAGATCGATATACTGAAGCAAAGCGCACATAAGCGACTTTATCAAGTGACTTAAGAACATCCATAATAAGATTGCCTAGCATTTCGCTTGAAATTTCACGCTCTCCTGTAGCTCTCAACTGCGACTTTAATTTGTTAATCGCTAATTCGGTGCTTTCGGTGCTTACAGGACGTTTTTCTAATGCTCTAAGTAAACCGTTACGTAATTTATCTTCATTAAACGGTTCTCTGGAGCCATCGCGTTTGATGATCCTTGGCATGACTAGTTCAGCAGACTCAAAAGTAGTATATCGCTCTTTACAATCTAAACATTCTCGACGACGCCTTACTTGATGGCCGTCAGAAACGAGCCTTGAATCAATCACTTTAGTATCTGTTGCTGAACAAAATGGACAATACATAAAATTCCTAGAATTTTTATTAAATTAAACAAAAAAGCCGCATATAGCGGCTATTTTAATCTAATTTTCAGTAATTTACTAAATGATTATGCGTAAACAGGAAAACGAGAACAAAGCTCGATCACATTCTTACGAACAGTAGTAATTGTATCTTCATTAGATAAATCATCAAGAATGTCACAAATCCAACCAGTTAATGCTGCGGTTTCTGCTGCGCCAAAACCACGACGAGATATAGCAGGAGTACCTAAACGTAGACCAGAGGTAACAAAAGGAGAACGCGGGTCATTTGGAACCGAGTTTTTGTTTACGGTGATATAAGCTCTACCAAGAGCAGCATCAGCATCTTTACCGGTAATGTCTTTATCAATTAAGTCTAATAAAAATAAGTGGTTTTCAGTACCGTTGGATACTACTTTATAACCGCGTTCTTGTAATACCGTAACCATTGTTTTGGCATTATCTAAAACTTTTTGTTGATATTCTTTAAACTCTGGCTGCAATGCTTCTTTAAATGCAACCGCTTTAGCCGCAATAATGTGCATTAATGGGCCACCTTGGCCACCTGGGAAAACTGCTGAGTTTAATTTTTTCTCAATAGCTTCGTCATTACAACCAGAAATAATTAAACCACCACGAGGGCCCGCTAAAGTTTTATGTGTTGTTGTAGTAACAACGTGTGCATGCGGTACAGGGTTAGGATATAAGCCCGCAGCAATAAGACCTGCAACATGAGCCATATCAACCATAAAGTAGGCATCTACTTTGTCAGCGATTTCACGCATTCTTGCCCAATCAACAATACCAGAAAATGCAGAAAAACCACCGATAATCATTTCAGGCTTGTGTTCTAACGCTAAACGTTCAAGTTCTTCGTAGTCAATATCGCCAGTTTCTGGGTTAAGGCCATATTGAAATGCTTCGTAAGATTTACCAGAAAAATTAACATGTGAACCATGAGTTAAGTGACCACCATGAGCTAAGCTCATGCCTAACACTTTTCCGCCAGGTTTAACTAGTGCTTGAAATACCGCAGCGTTTGCCTGTGAACCAGCATGTGGCTGTACGTTTGCATAAGTTGCGCCAAACAACTCTTTAGCACGGTCGATGGCTAATTGCTCAGCAATATCAACGTATTCACAACCACCGTAATAACGCTTCCCAGGGTAACCTTCAGCGTATTTATTTGTTAATTGAGAACCTTGAGCTTCAAGAACGCGCGGGCTACAATAGTTTTCAGAAGCAATTAATTCAATGTGCTCTTCTTGACGAACAACTTCATTACTCATTGCTTGATATAATTCAGGATCAAAATCAGCAATATTCATATTACGTTTAAGCATTGGTTTTCCTCAGTCAACATTTATGTACTAGCGATACTAGTTAGAATTTTTAATGGCAGTATTTTGCCTTAACAGTGAGCAGTTGTATATTAATTTTGCAGCTTGTTACAAACAATTTATTTATAAGATATTGTTTATCGCTGTTTAGGCACATTATAGAAACAAAAAAGGACCTTAAGGCCCTTTCTAAATATTAAATCTAATGATTTTCACTCACCATATTAACGGTGTACTTGGGTATTTCAACCACCAAATCTTCATCGGTAATAATAGCCTGACAACCTAAGCGAGATTCAGGCTCTAAGCCCCAAGCTTTATCAAGCATGTCATCTTCTAGTTCATCACTTTCATCAAGTGAATCAAAACCTTCACGAATGATCATATGACATGTGGTACAAGCACACACTTTTTCACAAGCATGTTCAACACCAATGTTATTTTTAAGTGCTACATTTAAAACTGTTTCGCCAGCGTCAGCTTCTACAACTAAACCGTCTGGACATAATTCTTCGTTTGGAAGAAAGATAATTTGTGGCATGATTAAACCTCGTCTACCGAATGACCAGCTAAAGCAGTACGAATTGAAGAATCCATACGACGTTCAGCAAAAGTCGCTGTAACTTTATCAACCGCCGC
This genomic window contains:
- the ribBA gene encoding bifunctional 3,4-dihydroxy-2-butanone-4-phosphate synthase/GTP cyclohydrolase II, whose product is MKLNTPQEIINDIALGKMVILMDDEDRENEGDFIMAAEKVTPDAINFMATHGRGLICMPMSREKCETLKLPLMVDKNDAQFTTNFTVSIEAARGVTTGISAADRATTVLAACDKDADHRSIVQPGHIFPLIAKDGGVLNRAGHTEAGVDLARMAGCEPAAVIVEILNEDGTMARRPDLELIAEKHDVKMGTIADLIEYRNATETTITRVSECKLPTQFGEFDLVSFTDTIDGQTHFALTKGEIKSDQPTLVRVHLENTFRDLLFSTRDSKNNWPIGNALEKIGKEGGVLVLLGKHESPQQLIQQVEKYAKQDQGIEVDEVTKHVGSRNVGVGSQILANLGVHKMRLLSSQTKYHSLSGFGLEIVEYISE
- a CDS encoding riboflavin synthase, which codes for MFTGIVEAIGQVKAINLNASGARVVIASGNLDLADVKLGDSIATNGICLTVVDFDGASYSADVSTETLTRTGFANYGSGTKVNLEKAMLPTTRFGGHMVSGHVDGTGKIISIKHVGNSIEYWIELADSLKQYVAEKGSITVDGISLTVNSIENNRFRLTIVPHTTEQTIISTYQVGQVVNLEVDLIARYIERLLFCQEQESTAPANTGISKELLLRSGFIKG
- the ribD gene encoding bifunctional diaminohydroxyphosphoribosylaminopyrimidine deaminase/5-amino-6-(5-phosphoribosylamino)uracil reductase RibD, producing MQTPQISKAKRQQLNEHYMLRAIALAKKGEYTTSPNPAVGCVLVKDGEVIGEGWHQKAGEGHAEVNALKQAGDKAKDATAFVTLEPCSHFGRTPPCAKGLITAGVKHVVIGMQDPNPLVSGRGITMLENAGITTEVAVLESAAKGLNPGFIKLMSTDKPLVRCKMASSLDGKTAMANGESKWITGKEARQDVQRYRAKSCAIISGADTVIIDNAKLNVRYNELGFIANDLKETDVRQPVRVIIDSQNRLTPTLALFDQKSPIILVRTKLENGQQWPHFVKQIQVKERSGKADLTDLISKLAELGLNTLWVESGARLAGAFLAQALVDELVLYQAPKLMGENSQGLFDIEQLTHLQDAIQLSIEDVRMIGADIKITATVNK
- the nrdR gene encoding transcriptional regulator NrdR, with the protein product MYCPFCSATDTKVIDSRLVSDGHQVRRRRECLDCKERYTTFESAELVMPRIIKRDGSREPFNEDKLRNGLLRALEKRPVSTESTELAINKLKSQLRATGEREISSEMLGNLIMDVLKSLDKVAYVRFASVYRSFEDIREFGEEIARLGDDE
- the glyA gene encoding serine hydroxymethyltransferase, which codes for MLKRNMNIADFDPELYQAMSNEVVRQEEHIELIASENYCSPRVLEAQGSQLTNKYAEGYPGKRYYGGCEYVDIAEQLAIDRAKELFGATYANVQPHAGSQANAAVFQALVKPGGKVLGMSLAHGGHLTHGSHVNFSGKSYEAFQYGLNPETGDIDYEELERLALEHKPEMIIGGFSAFSGIVDWARMREIADKVDAYFMVDMAHVAGLIAAGLYPNPVPHAHVVTTTTHKTLAGPRGGLIISGCNDEAIEKKLNSAVFPGGQGGPLMHIIAAKAVAFKEALQPEFKEYQQKVLDNAKTMVTVLQERGYKVVSNGTENHLFLLDLIDKDITGKDADAALGRAYITVNKNSVPNDPRSPFVTSGLRLGTPAISRRGFGAAETAALTGWICDILDDLSNEDTITTVRKNVIELCSRFPVYA
- the fdx gene encoding ISC system 2Fe-2S type ferredoxin — its product is MPQIIFLPNEELCPDGLVVEADAGETVLNVALKNNIGVEHACEKVCACTTCHMIIREGFDSLDESDELEDDMLDKAWGLEPESRLGCQAIITDEDLVVEIPKYTVNMVSENH